The proteins below are encoded in one region of Aquisphaera giovannonii:
- a CDS encoding DUF58 domain-containing protein, with amino-acid sequence MATSRTYSDPDVIAQIADLTLRSRRLAEGAISGQHRSPFHGFNIEFAAYREYTPGDDLRRLDWRVFARSDRHYIKQYEEESNVRVTFVVDASASMNYKGSRAALAKFDYASTLVVSLAMLLSRQQDPVGLVLFDEEAGQLLPPSATQAQVTVMSQILQKCTPARRTELGGLLRSLTDRIRRRGFLVVVSDLFTDLESVYDGLDRLRFLGHEVLVMQVLDRDELELPFDGPTVFKDIEGDEQVFAEPGAFRKAYQGAIREFLAEVRRECGARGYDHVALCTDDHLGDSLARFLRSREDSAHNPGGRY; translated from the coding sequence ATGGCGACGTCGCGAACGTATTCCGATCCTGACGTCATCGCCCAGATCGCCGACCTCACCCTGCGGTCGCGCCGGCTGGCCGAGGGGGCGATCAGCGGGCAGCACCGCAGCCCGTTCCACGGCTTCAACATCGAGTTCGCCGCCTACCGCGAGTACACGCCGGGCGACGACCTCCGCCGGCTCGACTGGCGCGTCTTCGCGCGGTCCGACCGCCACTACATCAAGCAGTACGAGGAGGAGAGCAACGTCCGCGTGACCTTCGTCGTCGACGCCAGCGCGTCGATGAACTACAAGGGCTCCCGCGCGGCGCTCGCCAAGTTCGACTACGCCTCGACCCTGGTCGTCTCCCTGGCGATGCTCCTGTCCCGCCAGCAGGACCCCGTCGGCCTCGTCCTGTTCGACGAGGAGGCCGGGCAACTCCTGCCGCCGAGCGCGACCCAGGCGCAGGTGACGGTGATGTCGCAGATCCTCCAGAAATGCACCCCGGCCCGCAGGACCGAGCTCGGCGGGCTGCTCCGGTCGCTCACCGACCGGATCCGACGCCGGGGGTTCCTGGTGGTCGTCTCCGACCTGTTCACCGACCTGGAGTCGGTCTACGACGGGCTGGACCGGCTCCGCTTCCTCGGCCACGAGGTGCTCGTCATGCAGGTGCTCGACCGCGACGAGCTGGAGCTCCCCTTCGACGGCCCGACGGTCTTCAAGGACATCGAGGGGGACGAGCAGGTCTTCGCCGAGCCCGGCGCCTTCCGGAAGGCGTACCAGGGGGCGATCCGCGAGTTCCTGGCGGAGGTCCGCAGGGAGTGCGGCGCCCGGGGCTACGACCACGTCGCCCTCTGCACCGACGACCACCTGGGCGACTCGCTCGCCCGCTTCCTCCGCTCCCGCGAGGACTCGGCCCACAACCCGGGCGGGCGCTACTGA
- a CDS encoding VWA domain-containing protein yields the protein MNRIWQLLLGLGPRSPGDVPSGESTRLELTALPGGGLALLLLAAAVAALALLWWLPRREKRELSGPRRAWLVALRTLVLLAAGAMLVEPVLVTSHRETVRSQLPIIVDDSESMRFSDPYTDETRAAATAAALKIQGEGGKSPVDRLRETPRLDLAKKAISAHLDDLGKGRDVSFFDLESASKAVTAGPARAKPLEEIQPRWSISPLGDALRGVLAVHRGRPVAGIALVSDGRSNAGEDPLRVAESLARLNVPIFPIAAGGEEGPRNVRVVEVVASPVVFATDPMTLSVIVEARGLKEADADLVLEQRVNGADWQQVASQRIPLGDDGIQKRTSFRIVPKAIGQYEYRARIEDAGPELTRDDNVATAMVRVVRQQIRVLMIAGSPSPEMQFLRNTLQRDQHVSFAAWLQHADPGFRQPGDKPISRLPGDAEELARYDALILIDPDVQALGPAWPELIANFVGKDGGGLIYMPGELYSQQLFDAEAGGTSESGRWTRILPVVREPGLFRTEAEVRLATQSTYALELTPEGRGDPIFEFHPDPIRNRTILTSLPGMYWSFPVTRARPGATVLARHGDPRMQNQYGRHVLLASQLYGPGRTVFIGFDSTYRWRYLSEDYFDGFWARLVDRVGRNKALGGRFPFLVSLGKTAYRVGDRVQIGVRFTEAAAVAEASGLAAEVEPDGQAPEPLAFERVPDDPASLAASFPAERAGGYTLRITPATGADAGAATRVSTTNFRVEPPRRELDEPSLNRALLADLARLTGGRVLDVSEAGKLDESIAMREVTRTVEQRDELWDAPLFYATIILGLTAEWISRKIFRMV from the coding sequence ATGAACCGGATCTGGCAGCTACTCCTGGGCCTCGGGCCGCGGTCGCCGGGCGACGTGCCGTCGGGCGAGAGCACGCGCCTGGAGCTGACCGCGCTGCCCGGCGGGGGGCTCGCGCTTCTGCTCCTCGCGGCGGCCGTCGCCGCCCTCGCCCTGCTCTGGTGGCTCCCCCGGCGTGAGAAGCGGGAGCTGTCGGGGCCGAGGCGGGCGTGGCTGGTGGCGTTGCGGACGCTCGTGCTCCTGGCGGCCGGCGCCATGCTGGTCGAGCCGGTCCTGGTCACGTCGCACCGCGAGACGGTCCGGTCGCAACTGCCGATCATCGTCGACGACTCGGAGAGCATGCGGTTCTCCGACCCCTACACCGACGAGACCCGCGCGGCCGCGACCGCGGCGGCCCTGAAGATCCAGGGCGAGGGGGGCAAGTCGCCGGTGGACCGGCTCCGGGAGACGCCCCGGCTGGACCTCGCGAAGAAGGCGATCTCGGCCCACCTGGACGACCTCGGCAAGGGACGCGACGTGTCGTTCTTCGACCTGGAGTCGGCCTCGAAGGCCGTGACGGCCGGCCCGGCCCGCGCCAAGCCCCTGGAGGAGATCCAGCCCCGGTGGTCGATCTCCCCCCTCGGCGACGCGCTGCGGGGCGTGCTGGCGGTCCACCGCGGCCGGCCCGTGGCGGGGATCGCGCTGGTCTCCGACGGCCGCTCGAACGCCGGCGAGGACCCGCTGCGCGTGGCCGAGTCGCTGGCCCGGCTGAACGTCCCGATCTTCCCGATCGCCGCGGGCGGCGAGGAAGGCCCGCGCAACGTCCGGGTCGTGGAGGTCGTGGCCAGCCCGGTCGTCTTCGCGACCGACCCGATGACCCTGTCCGTCATCGTCGAGGCCCGGGGGCTGAAGGAGGCCGACGCCGACCTCGTCCTCGAGCAGCGCGTCAACGGCGCCGACTGGCAGCAGGTCGCCAGCCAGCGGATCCCGCTGGGCGACGACGGCATCCAGAAGCGGACCTCCTTCCGGATCGTGCCCAAGGCGATCGGCCAGTACGAGTATCGGGCCCGGATCGAGGACGCCGGGCCGGAGCTGACGCGGGACGACAACGTGGCGACCGCCATGGTGCGCGTCGTCCGCCAGCAGATCCGTGTCCTGATGATCGCCGGTTCGCCGTCGCCCGAGATGCAGTTCCTCCGCAACACGCTCCAGCGCGACCAGCACGTGTCCTTCGCCGCCTGGCTCCAGCACGCCGACCCCGGCTTCCGCCAGCCGGGCGACAAGCCGATCTCCCGCCTGCCCGGCGATGCGGAGGAACTGGCCCGCTACGACGCCCTGATCCTGATCGACCCCGACGTGCAGGCCCTCGGCCCCGCGTGGCCGGAGCTGATCGCCAACTTCGTGGGCAAGGACGGCGGCGGCCTGATCTACATGCCGGGAGAGCTGTACTCGCAGCAGCTCTTCGACGCGGAGGCCGGCGGCACCTCGGAGTCGGGGCGGTGGACGCGCATCCTGCCTGTCGTCCGAGAGCCCGGGCTCTTCCGCACGGAGGCCGAGGTCCGCCTGGCCACCCAGTCGACCTACGCGCTCGAGCTGACGCCCGAGGGGCGGGGCGACCCGATCTTCGAGTTCCACCCCGACCCGATCCGCAACCGGACGATCCTGACGAGCCTTCCCGGCATGTACTGGAGCTTCCCCGTCACGCGGGCCCGGCCCGGCGCGACGGTGCTGGCCCGCCACGGCGACCCGCGGATGCAGAACCAGTACGGCCGGCACGTCCTGCTGGCCTCCCAGCTCTACGGCCCGGGGCGCACGGTCTTCATCGGGTTCGACAGCACCTACCGCTGGCGGTACCTCTCCGAGGACTACTTCGACGGCTTCTGGGCCCGCCTGGTCGATCGGGTGGGGCGGAACAAGGCCCTGGGCGGCCGGTTCCCGTTCCTGGTCAGCCTGGGCAAGACGGCGTACCGGGTGGGCGACCGGGTCCAGATCGGCGTCCGGTTCACCGAGGCCGCGGCGGTGGCCGAGGCCTCCGGGCTGGCGGCCGAGGTGGAGCCCGACGGCCAGGCACCGGAGCCGCTGGCCTTTGAGCGCGTCCCCGACGACCCGGCCTCGCTCGCGGCGAGCTTCCCGGCCGAGCGAGCCGGCGGCTACACGCTCCGCATCACCCCCGCGACGGGCGCCGACGCCGGGGCGGCGACCCGGGTCTCGACCACGAACTTCCGGGTCGAGCCGCCGCGGCGGGAGCTCGACGAGCCGTCGCTGAACCGCGCCCTGCTCGCCGACCTCGCCCGGCTGACCGGTGGCCGGGTCCTGGACGTGTCCGAGGCCGGCAAGCTCGACGAGTCGATCGCGATGCGCGAGGTCACCCGGACCGTCGAGCAGCGAGACGAGCTCTGGGATGCGCCCCTCTTCTATGCGACCATCATCCTGGGCCTGACGGCCGAGTGGATTTCGCGCAAGATCTTCCGCATGGTCTGA
- a CDS encoding AAA family ATPase, producing the protein MSTATAAEPDLAELEELRSVHGQIRQQMARQIIGQDEVVDQLLIAVFARGHCILEGVPGLAKTLMVHSLAQSLSLEFSRIQFTPDLMPSDITGTEVLYEDRVSGARELRFVKGPLFANLVLADEINRTPPKTQAALLEAMQERQVTAGGHKHRLPEPFFVLATQNPIEQEGTYPLPEAQLDRFLFKIFIQYPTADEERRIYRLTTGLDLEELTPLITGERIAALQRVVRRVPVSDYCIDYAMDLVRATRGKEPNSPKYISDWISWGAGPRAGQSLIVAAKARAALAGRPSVGVEDIRAMARPVLRHRVVLNYNAQAAGQTSDTIVGRLLEDIPVRKGAADGDVANVFRS; encoded by the coding sequence TTGAGTACCGCGACCGCAGCCGAGCCCGACCTGGCCGAGCTGGAAGAGCTCCGGTCCGTCCACGGCCAGATCCGCCAGCAGATGGCCCGGCAGATCATCGGCCAGGACGAGGTCGTCGACCAGCTCCTGATCGCCGTCTTCGCCCGCGGCCACTGCATCCTGGAAGGCGTGCCCGGCCTGGCCAAGACCCTGATGGTCCACTCGCTGGCCCAGTCCCTCTCGCTCGAGTTCAGCCGGATCCAGTTCACGCCCGACCTGATGCCCAGCGACATCACCGGGACCGAGGTGCTCTACGAGGATCGGGTCTCGGGGGCGCGGGAGCTCCGGTTCGTGAAGGGCCCGCTGTTCGCCAACCTCGTGCTCGCCGACGAGATCAACCGCACGCCGCCCAAGACCCAGGCCGCGCTGCTGGAGGCCATGCAGGAGCGGCAGGTGACCGCCGGCGGCCACAAGCACCGCCTGCCCGAGCCCTTCTTCGTGCTCGCGACCCAGAACCCGATCGAGCAGGAGGGCACCTATCCCCTCCCGGAGGCCCAGCTCGACCGCTTCCTCTTCAAGATCTTCATCCAGTATCCGACGGCCGACGAGGAGCGGAGGATCTACCGGCTGACCACCGGCCTGGACCTCGAGGAGCTGACGCCGCTGATCACGGGGGAGCGGATCGCCGCCCTCCAGAGGGTGGTCCGGCGCGTGCCCGTCTCGGACTACTGCATCGACTACGCGATGGACCTGGTCCGGGCGACCCGGGGCAAGGAGCCGAACAGCCCGAAATACATTTCCGACTGGATCTCGTGGGGCGCGGGGCCCCGGGCGGGTCAGTCCCTGATCGTCGCGGCCAAGGCCCGCGCGGCGCTCGCCGGGCGGCCCAGCGTGGGCGTCGAGGACATCCGGGCCATGGCCCGGCCGGTGCTGCGGCACCGGGTCGTGCTCAACTACAACGCCCAGGCCGCCGGCCAGACGAGCGACACGATCGTCGGGCGGCTCCTCGAGGACATCCCCGTTCGGAAGGGGGCGGCCGATGGCGACGTCGCGAACGTATTCCGATCCTGA
- a CDS encoding BatA domain-containing protein — protein MFSLLSPLLAWGTLLGSIPIIIHLLNRRRFRVVEWAPMRHLKLTIRRNRRRIQIEELLLLLLRVALPVLLFLFLARPILNPTGLEKWLVGGGRTSQIVLVDDSLSMGYAGGGGPPAFHRAREAAGAVLGAANPQDRCTLVAASTPRTPVFHEVEGTRKEELSGDALAMPLSDTHAAWPTVLAGIDEVVQSCTYPMRNLTIITDLRKAGWDASVGEVARRWDEQGVRVRVVDVGDDEAGNVALQALVPLDRAILAGAESHWEATVRNDSPRVLSRAKAILRIDDRPTEVPLPEIPPHQVMRVPITARFPSQGMHDISLQLPEDELAGDNQIWAAVPVKDSLLIRLVDGEPSSEPFGSEVDYLAAPLSIGVGDAEAWRIETVQEENFLNPRLEPADVLVLANVASPTDEQARKLAQLVRGGMGLMVFTGGRLDTALYNQRLYRSGEPLLPVPLKAQADEAIRGLTVEDVRPSPIEKLLELRPSALERVAVRRIMNVEEPSGEPGAVRVLARWNDPARSPAVVERVVGEGRVLLWTTTADRADTDWPIEPSFVLAIREAVRGTARPTSFAHTVTAGERPTRIVHSSHQLTSVRLTPPGGGEPRSLPSGSAGDKASGDTTPAWEITVPDTRKAGLYRVSWDEGPLGTQQDVFASNPDARESELDRIAAADLKGLLAPLNIEVAAARGDGRDAFSATGREVWHEMAWVLLALLIFEPILASWVGRSR, from the coding sequence ATGTTTAGCCTGCTGAGCCCACTCCTGGCCTGGGGGACCCTGCTGGGGTCCATCCCCATCATCATCCACCTGCTGAACCGCCGCCGGTTCCGCGTGGTGGAGTGGGCGCCGATGCGCCACCTCAAGCTGACGATCCGGCGCAACCGGCGGAGGATCCAGATCGAGGAGCTGCTCCTGCTGCTCCTGCGGGTCGCGCTGCCGGTCCTCCTGTTCCTCTTCCTGGCGCGCCCGATCCTGAACCCGACCGGCCTCGAGAAATGGCTGGTGGGCGGCGGGCGGACCAGCCAGATCGTCCTGGTGGACGACTCGCTGAGCATGGGCTACGCCGGCGGCGGCGGGCCCCCGGCGTTCCACCGCGCCCGCGAGGCCGCCGGCGCGGTCCTCGGCGCGGCGAACCCGCAGGACCGCTGCACCCTCGTCGCCGCGTCGACCCCCCGCACGCCCGTCTTCCACGAGGTGGAGGGGACGCGGAAGGAGGAGCTCTCCGGCGACGCCCTGGCCATGCCCCTCTCGGACACGCACGCCGCCTGGCCGACGGTCCTGGCCGGGATAGACGAGGTCGTCCAGTCCTGCACGTACCCGATGCGGAATCTCACGATCATCACCGACCTCCGCAAGGCGGGCTGGGACGCCTCCGTCGGCGAGGTGGCCCGCCGCTGGGACGAGCAGGGCGTCCGCGTCCGCGTGGTGGACGTGGGCGACGACGAGGCCGGCAACGTCGCGCTCCAGGCCCTCGTCCCCCTCGACCGCGCGATCCTCGCCGGCGCCGAGTCCCACTGGGAGGCGACCGTCCGCAACGACTCCCCCCGGGTCCTCAGCCGCGCCAAGGCGATCCTCCGCATCGACGACCGGCCGACCGAGGTCCCCCTGCCGGAGATCCCGCCGCACCAGGTGATGCGCGTCCCGATCACCGCCCGGTTCCCCTCGCAGGGGATGCACGACATCTCCCTGCAACTGCCCGAGGACGAGCTGGCCGGCGACAACCAGATCTGGGCCGCGGTCCCGGTGAAGGACTCGCTGCTGATCCGCCTGGTGGACGGCGAGCCCTCGTCCGAGCCGTTCGGGTCGGAGGTCGACTACCTCGCGGCGCCCCTCTCGATCGGCGTCGGCGACGCGGAGGCCTGGCGAATCGAGACGGTCCAGGAGGAGAACTTCCTCAACCCCCGGCTCGAGCCCGCGGACGTCCTCGTCCTGGCCAACGTCGCCTCGCCGACCGACGAGCAGGCCCGGAAGCTCGCCCAGCTCGTCCGCGGCGGGATGGGGCTGATGGTCTTCACGGGGGGGAGGCTGGACACGGCCTTGTACAACCAGCGGCTCTACCGGTCGGGCGAGCCGCTCCTGCCGGTCCCCCTCAAGGCGCAGGCGGACGAGGCGATCCGCGGGCTGACCGTCGAGGACGTCCGGCCATCACCGATCGAGAAGCTGCTGGAGCTGAGGCCCTCGGCGCTGGAGAGGGTGGCCGTCCGCCGGATCATGAACGTGGAGGAGCCTTCCGGCGAACCGGGAGCGGTCCGGGTGCTCGCCCGCTGGAACGACCCGGCGCGGTCGCCCGCCGTGGTCGAGCGGGTCGTCGGCGAGGGCCGCGTCCTCCTCTGGACGACCACCGCGGACCGCGCCGACACCGACTGGCCGATCGAGCCCAGCTTCGTGCTGGCGATCCGAGAGGCCGTGCGGGGGACGGCCCGGCCGACGTCGTTCGCGCACACGGTCACCGCGGGCGAGCGGCCGACCCGGATCGTCCACTCGAGCCACCAGCTGACGAGCGTCCGGCTCACCCCGCCGGGGGGCGGCGAGCCGAGGTCGCTGCCCTCGGGCTCGGCCGGGGACAAGGCCTCAGGCGACACGACGCCGGCCTGGGAGATCACCGTCCCCGACACGCGCAAGGCCGGCCTCTACCGCGTCTCGTGGGACGAGGGGCCGCTCGGCACGCAGCAGGACGTCTTCGCCTCCAACCCCGACGCCCGGGAGAGCGAGCTCGATCGGATCGCGGCGGCCGACCTGAAGGGGCTGCTCGCCCCGCTGAACATCGAGGTCGCCGCGGCGCGGGGCGACGGCCGCGACGCCTTCTCGGCGACCGGCCGGGAGGTCTGGCACGAGATGGCCTGGGTGCTGCTTGCGCTCCTGATCTTCGAACCGATCCTGGCCTCCTGGGTGGGGCGATCGCGATGA